The genomic DNA CCGGGCAGTCATGCGTTGCGTCGGCATCGGTAACTGCCGCAGCGACGAAGGAGGAGTCATGTGCCCCTCCTACCGGGCGACGGGCGAGGAGGAACACTCCACCCGCGGCCGGTCCCGTCTGCTGTTCGAGATGCTCGGTGGCCATGCCGACTCCCCCGTGGCCGACGGATGGCGCTCCACCGAGGTCAAGGACGCCCTTGACCTGTGTCTGTCCTGCAAGGGCTGCAAGTCGGACTGCCCGGTCGGCGTGGACATGGCCACGTACAAGGCGGAGTTCCTCTCCCACCACTACGCCGGGCGGCTGCGTCCGGCGACCCACTACTCGATGGGCTGGCTCCCGCTGTGGGCCCGGCTGTCGCGCCTGGCGCCCCGCCTGGTGAATGCCGCGCTCAGCGCACCCGGGGTCGCCCGGGTGGGCAAGTTCGTGGCCGGGGTGGCCGGCGAACGCGAGGCGCCCGCCTTCGCCGAGGAATCCTTCGTCCAGTGGTGGATGGCGCGCGGCGCTCCCGAGCCCGATCCTGCCGATCCGTGGACCGTCGTGCTGTGGCCCGATACGTTCTCCACGTACTTCCATCCCGCGATCGCGAAGGCCGCGGTGCGCGTGCTGGAAGACGCGGGGTTTCAGGTCGCCGTTCCGGTGCGGGCTGTGTGCTGCGGACTCACCTGGATCTCCACCGGGCAGCTGGCCACCGCGAAGAAGGTTCTGCGTCGCACCCTGGATGTGCTGCGGCCCTGGATTGAGGCGGGGACCCCTGTGGTCGGTCTGGAACCCTCGTGTACCGCCGTCTTCCGCAGCGACGCCCCCGAACTGATGCCGCATGACCAGGACGTCCAGCGGCTGTCCGCGCAGTTCCGGACCTTTGCTGAATTGCTCCTCAACGACGCTCCGGACGGCTGGCGGCCGCCGCGGCTCGCCCGGGCCGCGGTCGTCCAAACCCACTGCCATCAGCACGCGGTGATGAAATACGACGCTGATCGCGAACTGCTGCGCCGTGCCGGCGTTGACGCCGATGTGCTGGATGAGGGTTGCTGCGGCCTCGCCGGAAACTTCGGCTTCGAACGCGGGCACCACAAGCTGTCTATGACGATCGCAGAGCAGGGCGTGCTGCCAGCCGTGCGGGATGCGCCCGACGGGTCGCTCGTTCTGGCGGACGGCTTCAGCTGCCGCACCCAGATCGAGCAGGGCGGTACCGGCCGGCGGGCAATGCACCTGGCCGAGGCCCTCGCCCTCGGACTCGATGGACTCCCGCCCGCCGACCATCCGGAGAAGGCGCTCGACCGACCTGCGGCCGTGATCCGGGACGCCCGGCTGGTCGTGGCGGGCGCGGTCACGGTCGCTGGGGCTGCGGCCGTAGCGGGTTATGCACTGCTGCGCCGGGCCCTGCACTGAGCGAACTCGGCCAACCGCGCGGGACCCGGTCCTGCACCTGAGGAAGGGAGCACGAAGCCGATGAAGGTGTCCGACTACGTACTGCAACGGCTGCGCGAGTGGGAGGTGGACCATGTCTTCGCCTACGCCGGCGACGGCATCAACGGCCTGCTCGCCGCATGGGGGCGCGCCGAGAACCAACCGGTGTTCGTCCAGGCCCGGCACGAGGAGATGGCCGCGTTCGAAGCCGTCGGCTATGCGAAGTTCTCCGGGAAAATCGGGGTCTGCGCGGCAACTTCGGGACCCGGGGCCATCCACCTGCTCAACGGGCTGTACGACGCCAAACTCGACCACGTTCCCGTGGTGGCGATTGTCGGGCAGACCAATCGCAGCGCCATGGGCGGCTCCTACCAGCAGGAAGTCGACCTGCTGAGCCTGTACAAGGACGTGGCCTCCGACTTCTGCGAAATGGTCACCGTCCCCGAACAGCTGCCCAACGTCATCGACCGGGCCATGCGCACCGCCTACGGCAGGCGGACGGTAACCGCCGTCATCATTCCCGCCGATGTGCAGGAACTCGACTACTCTCCGCCCACTCACGCCTTCAAGATGGTGCCCTCCAGCCTCGGCATGACCGTCGCCGTGCCCGTGCCGGCGGACGAGGACCTCGCCCGCGCCGCCGAGGTGCTGAACGCGGGCGAGAAGGTCGCCCTCTTGATCGGGCAGGGCGCACGCGGCGCCCGGGCCGAGGTCGAGGCTGTGGCAGACCTCCTCGGCGCCGGTGTCGCCAAGGCACTGCTCGGCAAGGACGTCCTCCCCGACAACCTGCCGTACGTCACCGGGGCGATCGGACTACTGGGCACCCGCCCCTCCTACGAGATGATGACGGACTGCGACACGCTCCTCGTCGTGGGTTCGAGTTTCCCCTATACGCAGTTCTTGCCGGAGTTCGATCAGGCCCGCGCGGTGCAGATCGACATCGATCCGCACTACCTTGGGATGCGCTACCCGTTCGAGGTCAACCTGGCGGGCGACGCACAGGCGACGCTGGTGGCCCTGCTGCCGCGGCTGGAGCGGAAGAAGCACGGCGCCTGGCGTAAGAAGATCGAGGAGGACACCACCCGCTGGTGGGACGTCATGGAGCGGCGCGCCGCCGTGGAGGCCGACCCGATCAACCCCGAGTACGTGGTGCACAGTCTCGACGCGCTGCTGCCGGACGACGTGATCCTGGCCGCCGACTCAGGCTCCGCCGCCAACTGGTACGCCCGCCACCTGCGCATCCGCGGCACGATGCGCGGCTCCCTGTCCGGCACCCTCGCCACAATGGGTCCCGGCGTGCCCTACGTCATCGGCGCCAAGTTCGCTCACCCCGGCCGTCCGGCCCTCGCGATCGTCGGGGACGGCGCCATGCAGATGAATGGTATGGCCGAGCTGATCACCGCCGCCAAGTACTGGCATGAATGGCAGGATCCGCGGCTGATCGTGGCCGTACTGAACAACCAGGACCTCAACCAGGTCACCTGGGAGATGCGTGCCATGTCCGGTGCCCCTCAGTTCCTGCCCTCTCAGGCCATTCCGGACGTTCCCTATGCCGACTTCGCGCAATCCATCGGACTCGGTGGTGTCCGGGTGGAGAAGCCGGACCAGGTCGAAGCGGCATGGCGGCAGGCCCTCACGGCCGACCGGCCCTTCCTGATCGACTTCCGCACCGACCCGGCCGTGCCGCCCATCCCGCCACACGCCACTCGGGAACAGGCAGA from Streptomyces sp. NBC_01707 includes the following:
- a CDS encoding thiamine pyrophosphate-requiring protein is translated as MKVSDYVLQRLREWEVDHVFAYAGDGINGLLAAWGRAENQPVFVQARHEEMAAFEAVGYAKFSGKIGVCAATSGPGAIHLLNGLYDAKLDHVPVVAIVGQTNRSAMGGSYQQEVDLLSLYKDVASDFCEMVTVPEQLPNVIDRAMRTAYGRRTVTAVIIPADVQELDYSPPTHAFKMVPSSLGMTVAVPVPADEDLARAAEVLNAGEKVALLIGQGARGARAEVEAVADLLGAGVAKALLGKDVLPDNLPYVTGAIGLLGTRPSYEMMTDCDTLLVVGSSFPYTQFLPEFDQARAVQIDIDPHYLGMRYPFEVNLAGDAQATLVALLPRLERKKHGAWRKKIEEDTTRWWDVMERRAAVEADPINPEYVVHSLDALLPDDVILAADSGSAANWYARHLRIRGTMRGSLSGTLATMGPGVPYVIGAKFAHPGRPALAIVGDGAMQMNGMAELITAAKYWHEWQDPRLIVAVLNNQDLNQVTWEMRAMSGAPQFLPSQAIPDVPYADFAQSIGLGGVRVEKPDQVEAAWRQALTADRPFLIDFRTDPAVPPIPPHATREQAEAVASAIVKGDSDRGDVIKQGFKAKVQEFLPGRRRRAKGPGTRGQQ